The window TTAAAATCAGTTAAGTTTTATTAGCGTTTCCCGATAAAGTAATAACATGTATGAATTAGTGGTAAAAGACGTTTTTGCCGGCGCTCACTCTCTGCGTAATTATGAAGGGGAGTGTGAAAAGCTGCATGGGCATAATTGGAAAGTAGAGATAACCCTTCGATGTGAAGAGCTTGACGATTTAGGTATGGTATTTGACTTCAAAAAAGTTAAAAAAATACTGGGGGAAGCACTTTCGCATTTTGATCATTCCCATTTAAATGAGCTTGAAGAGTTTTCACTTGTGAATCCAACAACGGAAAATGTTTCAAA is drawn from Candidatus Scalindua sp. and contains these coding sequences:
- the queD gene encoding 6-carboxytetrahydropterin synthase QueD, with protein sequence MYELVVKDVFAGAHSLRNYEGECEKLHGHNWKVEITLRCEELDDLGMVFDFKKVKKILGEALSHFDHSHLNELEEFSLVNPTTENVSKILFNKIGEKLPPKISIAKVKTWESDNCAAAYYI